The segment NNNNNNNNNNNNNNNNNNNNNNNNNNNNNNNNNNNNNNNNNNNNNNNNNNNNNNNNNNNNNNNNNNNNNNNNNNNNNNNNNNNNNNNNNNNNNNNNNNNNNNNNNNNNNNNNNNNNNNNNNNNNNNNNNNNNNNNNNNNNNNNNNNNNNNNNNNNNNNNNNNNNNNNNNNNNNNNNNNNNNNNNNNNNNNNNNNNNNNNNNNNNNNNNNNNNNNNNNNNNNNNNNNNNNNNNNNNNNNNNNNNNNNNNNNNNNNNNNNNNNNNNgactgtacacacggcagatttttgcccgataattggccgatgctgattatcgggcgataaaaatctgacgtgtgtacgtagctttaatagTATTGCAAGACATGACAGTTCCCCCATACTTTCGCCCTACTTTCCCCTTTGATCTCACCTCTGTTAAGTTTATGAcagattgtttttaattttccatgTCTTTCCAAGATTTATAGTTGGTAACTTTCTAATAAACTGACAAAGGTGCTCATTGAATTGAGTGTCTTACTGTTTGTTTGAAAAAGTCAAATATGGTGTCTATTACAATtgttaaaaactcaataaaaagattgaaataccaACATCTCACAAACTAGTGACCCTGTGAAGGTCCCACAAATGATCCCAGAGGTCTTAAAGCCTCCCTGACTGCTATGGGGGTACATAATGCATGCAGGTGTCACATCTATTGGCAGCAATGATAATATAATCTGGTGAATGTTGTCACAATGTGCTGAGTGTTGTATGTGTATCATGAAGGGTTATGAGGTTTATTAGAGCTGGCAACACGTTTAATATTGCCATGACATTCCCACCCCTGGGCGCCATGACAGTCCCCAAGAACAGAACAATAAATACTCGCACACTGAGAGCTGCATTGAATGCAAATACCATTTATTCTCCATGTCTGGGACAAGAAGCAAATCAAATGCTGGACGCCGTTTCCGGCTTACTGTCCgcaaaagtagaaaacaaaaatacaaataaaaatataaatattctcaaaattcaaaataaattaacaaaaccaTCTACGAGAAATTAAACGTTTTCATGGAAAACTTGGAAAGACAATCAAAGGAAGATACTGCACGTTCACCATGTGTCTGGCCTCAAGGGGATAATATATTTGTAGATCAGAAATCTTGGCTACGGTGGGGCTGCCACCCCCAATAGGTAGGCAGCCCGCAGCAGCCGGCACCATAACAAGCTGATATATGAGCAGCCCGCAGCTTCCACACCAGAAGATGAACACGAGACGGGTAAACACCATGACTGACACAGCAGTGAACATACAACATGCTACATATTAACAAGAGTCACAACAAGGTCCATGCCAGTGCTACATGTCAGGAAGAGGTATCGGCCTTCGGTGGCAGTTGGAAGAAGAAGAGACATCTGCCAGTCAAAGCCAAGGGGGCAGTTGTTGGGcactgggggggagggggggttggcTATCCTTGCTCTAGCAGTGACAGTGTACACATATAGCAGCAAGGGGGCAGTCTAGCCACATCCATTATTGCCTGTGGAGGGGGTCACCAAGTCGTGACCACCTCGTGGCTATAGGGTACCCTCCACCTTTGGCATTACAAGGCCAGTAGGGTGGGAGAGTTGAGAGAGTCTGAGGATTGCTCGTTACTGCTGCTCCCCCTCCTGTGAGCGGCTCCACAGTTAGGGAAGGCCTCCGACTCTGGGTATGTGAAGACAAAAGAGGTGGTGTAGGTGGTGCATGTTGGGGTGCAGGTAACAACTGGAGTACACAGAGGTTCCAAGTCCACAGACAGGGTGTTGTACAGAGGTTCCCATTCAGATGTGTATAGTGTGCTTGACAAATCCACATCAGGAACAGAGCGTGCTGCGTCAGAGGATCCAGCAGAAGAAGAACCAAACAAGAAGTCGTCCAAAGGCTCTGACTTGAATTCCAGAGACACCGGCAGCTGAGGGTTCTCCTTCTCAGGGATGGAAGACTGAGGGAGGCTGACCGGAAACAGGGGCTCCACCACTGTGGTCTCCTGAGAGTTGGAAGAGTTGCTGAGGTCTGGGATGAGGCCCAGGTCCAGGGTGGAGGTCAGGGTGGAGGTCAGTTCCTGGAAGCTTCCATCTAAGTCATGGGGGATCTTGCAGGCTGGTTTATGGGCAGCGAGGATGAATTCCAGCTTCTCCTTCTCCTTCAGGAGTGCTGCGATTTCTGCCTGCAGAGCCGACTTCTCATCCTCCAGCTCATCAGTTTCCTATGAAGAAGAACCAAATTGATTAGAGTACTGGCCACGCAATAACAACGCTACCCAAAACACCTCCCAAAACACTTGTCTGCACCCCAGCACTAGGAGAACCTATACTTACAGCTTGGAGGGTGTCAGTCAGCTCACGGCGACGGTTACGGCATTTTGCTGCCGCCATCTTGTTCCGTTCCCGTCTAactctccttttctcttcttcctcagGGGAAAGCTGTGGAAAATAGAACAGTCTGTCAGAACGGCTGCTGAGGTTGTACACATGATGAGGACAAAGTACGCACAGGGTAAGTCACACACACACCATCTCAGCAATTACCTGTTCTACTTTTCCTCTCCTGCCCTGGCTCTGCCCTCTTCCAGAAGAGCTTTTTACCACCCCACTGCGGCTATAGGCTGGAGCTGCTCCATAAGGGTGAACTCTGGTCTGAGATGGGGCCACAGATGAGATGAGAGTTGGCTGGACCAACCACTGCAGGTCTGGTGAGGTGGAGATGGCTGTTACCGTAGGGACAAAGCTGCTGCTGGAGTCTGTGCCAAATTCCTGCAATGACCAGAAAAGGACATTATAGAGAGAGACAAAAATCAAAGTGGCCCCCCCCTTCCACAGAATGAATGGGCTAATCCAGAGGGACAAGGCACCgtaccccccccccacacactaaATGGGCTGATCCAGAAGGAGCTGCATTTCCAATCCCAGCACAGCAGACAGAAGAGGATAAAAATAGCTCTGACGTCACCAGTGACGCAGGGGGCGCTCTGGAGTCTCCTGAATGAACTCTGCAACTGTTTTATCAATGAATCCGCTTTACACACATGACTGCACCCCAATCCAGACTTTTACCCCCCAGCCTATATCACCTGCACCCCAATCCAGACTTTTACCCCCCAGCCTATATCACCTGCACCCCAATTCAGACTATTACCTCCAACCCATACCACCTGCACCCAATCCACCCAGCATGATCCCCAACTCAGACTGTATAAACCCCAATTTATATCACCAGGGAACTCCAGTGTTTATATCAATTCACCTGCATTGTGCCCCCCAATTCATAGAGTAATAACCTCAACCAATATCTCCTGTGCACCCGATCCAGACACCATGACCCCCATCCGGTATCACCTGCACGGTGCCCCCCAATCCAAACAATATTCACAATCCGGACCCCAACACAGAATGCAGTCTGTACAATCAGCGTATGTGTAGCAAATTCCATTCCCCCCCATCAAGTTCTTTATCGGCCACTTACCGGTGGGGTGAGCGGGGATCCCAGACTGGAAAAGGAGGCGGCCGGGGACGGGTAATATGTCATGCTGTCTCCGGCGGGAGAGGCGCTGCTACACCGGGAAGATGCAGCCTCGTAATCGGTGCTGGAGAAGCCGTGGTACATGTCTGCTGTATATAATGTAATAGGTATTCCGAGAGATCCGGAGCTGTCACTGCCAAAACTAGCAGCTCGACTGCCTTTTATACTCGCTGTCACAGAATTGTGAATGAAACGATGACGTAGCAGATCAATCCATGTGTATGAAAGGAGGGAGGCTCAGTGTACACAGCCCTTCTGTGTCTTTTTAAAGCCCGATTCACACTCCCGGTAATTAACCAGCCAACAGAGCTGTCCTGTAATTTCTCCTGTTTGTTCAAAACACATTACAATCTGCTTAATATGTCTGAAAATATCCTCCCAGCTACGCTAAACATGGTACAGTCCATCGGGAATCCACTGACGCAGATATCCTTATTAGGAAAACATCCTGTTCGTAGGGCGGGGCTGCCGGGAAGAGCCCTGAGAGCAGAGAGAAGGGGGAGGGGTTCTGTACACTGCCATGGGGAcacaacatacacaaaatatacaatCCACAACATACACTGCTATGGGGACAcaacacacacattatacaatcCACAACATACACTGCTATGGGGACAcaacacacacattatacaatcCACAACATACACTGCTATGGGGACAcaacacacacattatacaatcCACAACATACACTGCTATGATGACAAAACTGCTATGatgacaaaacacacacacattatacaatcCACAACATACACTGCTATGGGGacacaacacacattacacaatccacaacacacacacatattatacaaTCCAAAACATACACTGCTATGGGGacacaacacacacatttttcaatCCACAGCATACACTGCTATAGggacacaaaacacacacacacacacattttacaatCCACAACATACACTGCTATGGGGACAGAACACACACANNNNNNNNNNNNNNNNNNNNNNNNNNNNNNNNNNNNNNNNNNNNNNNNNNNNNNNNNNNNNNNNNNNNNNNNNNNNNNNNNNNNNNNNNNNNNNNNNNNNNNNNNNNNNNNNNNNNNNNNNNNNNNNNNNNNNNNNNNNNNNNNNNNNNNNNNNNNNNNNNNNNNNNNNNNNNNNNNNNNNNNNNNNNNNNNNNNNNNNNNNNNNNNNNNNNNNNNNNNNNNNNNNNNNNNNNNNNNNNNNNNNNNNNNNNNNNNNNNNNNNNNNNNNNNNNNNNNNNNNNNNNNNNNNNNNNNNNNNNNNNNNNNNNNNNNNNNNNNNNNNNNNNNNNNNNNNNNNNNNNNNNNNNNNNNNNNNNNNNNNNNNNNNNNNNNNNNNNNNNNNNNNNNNNNNNNNNNNNNNNNNNNNNNNCCTGGAGGAGAATCCTTAAGGtcctgtgtttcaatggcagtaattgattctccaccaggcgAATGTCAcatttaatgctttataaatagactcccaAAGTGTACACACCATAATAATTGTATACCAATGTATCACTTTCCATGTACTCATCTGTGTGGTTGTTATAGGCAACACATGCTATGTATAGGGagccccaacccccccccccctcctatatGAGGCCAGTATAGAACCCCCCCCTCTCTATGTGAGGTCAGTATAGGACCCCCCCTCTATCCTATGTGAAGTTAGTATAAGACTTCCCCCCTATGTGAGGACAGTATAGGACCCCCCCTCTATGTAAGGGCAGTATAGAACCCCCTCTATGTGAGGTCAGTATAGAACCCCCTCCCCCTCTATGTGAGGCCAGTATAAGGGGGCCCTGGGagttagccctaaaaaaatgtctgggccCCCCTCCCCATGTCTCAAAGTTCCAGCATTCCAAAACTCAAGCTGTTTTAATTTGATGGAGCCCATAACCCTTTGTCCCCCTTATGCCCTGCCCCCCCTTCTTTATAAGGCCAGTACAGAACCCCCCCATAACATGAGGCCATTGCAGGACCCCCCCTCCTATGAGGCCAGTGCAGGAAATCCCCCCCTTCTTCTATGTGAAGCCGGTACAGGACACCCCCCTCCCTCCTCTGAGGCCAGTGCAGGGTTTCCTTGTCTGGGCTGCTAAGATTTGCCAAGGGATTCCCTCAGCCTGCTATGACATCACAGGTCTGCTCAGACTGGATTTTTAGTAAACAAGGCGTGCACACCCTGTCCATGTCTGCGCCCACATGGCTTGTGTGTGCAGAGCCTTGTTCACGCCTGCCTGTTCTATTTACCCTGCAGCCTCTACAATGACACACAGAGCTGGAGGACATTGGTGACCCCCAAATTTATTTCTACTATAACTGCTCAATATAatagaagtgttgtcaccctgctcCTGTGTGGTGTGACAGGGGGTGCAAACACATGTATGTTTTTTATCACATAGTATGAAGACCTTGTGTGCTGTGATCGGGGCCCCATTACAGATAAAATGTAATGGAACAGGAGGGGGCACAGGACTATCCAGCATGGGAATACAGGCTTTATCATGGTCCTTTAAGAGCTCCACATCAACATGTATGTCATGCAGAACACGCAACCTTCATACCCTGAGGAATGCAGAGCCAACCCTACACATTCCGGGCCCATCACATGATGTGTTGTGTAAAGGTGCGCTGAGGCAAGATTCTCAGTCAATGTTATTAAGCCAGAGGAGCATGGTGACCGGCAAAATTCTACATTTAACCCCCTATTATTCCAATGCACCAATCTAAATGTGTCCGAAATCatgttataaaatatacattgcctggccaaaaaaCGGGCAAGGGTTTGCTCCGGGGTGCCTGTGAGGGGCAGCGATATGATCCCGGGTGCCTGTGAGGGGCAGCGTTATGACCCCGGGGGCCTGTGAGGGGCAGCGTTATGACCCCGGGGGCCTGTGAGGGGCAGCGTTATGACCCCGGGTGCCTGTAGGGGGGAGCGTTATGATCCAGGGTACCTGTAGGGGGCAGCGTTATAATCCAGGGtacctgtagggggcagtgttatgatccagggtacctgtagggggcagtgttatgatttggggtgtctgtgggggcagtgttatgatcccaGGTGCCACTAgggggcagcgttatgatctggggtgcctgtgagggcagtggtaTAATCAGGGGTGCCTTAAAGGGGCAGTAATAGCTGTAAAACGATGGCTTTAGGGAACAGTGAAATGGCCTTCCTTAATATCTACAAGACAGATGCAGGTGATTTACGTTACTTAtatccataaaatgtatttaatgaccTGTggagtatttttgtttattgtaataacGCTAAGGTAACATTTATCCACCCAATACCACtgggcagttttcttttttacacccATTAGGTACAGGcaacatattcattttaatacaaCGGTAGCCAGCACACTGCACAGTAATACGTTCCCAATTATTGGGGCCCACTGATAAGGTGCAATGGGTAGGAGTAATAGATAGGTGCAATGGGTGGGTATGAGAAGTAGGTGCAGTGGGTAGGTATGATGGGTAGGTATAATGGGTAGGTGCTGTGAGTAGGTGCACACCCCATCACACTGTGCTACATAATGCAGGTCACTACAACAGTCAATTTATAATcacagagagtttgataaagaccACAATCATCTGCAACTCTTAGTAACTAAAGTTGTAGATTTCATTGAAGGATACGAGGAttcattgctggatcactcaggttcacccatgaagtgttggggatctttaataaatccagctcATTGTGTCATCTAATTCTTCCATCCTGCAGATATTTAGTTCTTTAGTATATAACGCATTGCTGATGTACATATAAGGATGCATTGTAGAGGAGGCTCATTGTGCATTATTCCATGCGCCTCTCCCACAGCATTGTGGGGGTTCTTTGCTTTTTCCTGAACACTCGTGTCATGTGGGATGGAGGCGGTTCACGCTACCATGATGCTACTGCTGCGACAGAATGATTGCCATTGTCCTGGTGACACCATTACCCCCAAACTGTGTCACTGGGATTTAACCCTTTACTGATCAGAGCCAGCACAGGGAAGGCAATCTCTAGTATGACCAAAAAATACTCAGCAATTGCTTAGCCCATGAAGAGGACAGCTCTATCACCGACAGAGCGGTGCCTGAAATAGAGAGATCATCGGGTACAAATGAAAGGGTGACAACAACCCATGGGAATTAGAAGAACGTGCTGAGTCCCAGCTGTGTGCTTCCTGTACAGCGATATGACACCTACAAGATCACATTGCACAATCCGGTCTGCACAGGCAGGAACTGAATCAGTTGTAGAGTCGTTAAATGGGAGTGACGGCTGATGTAAGACTCAGGTACGAGGCCACAGGTGAGCAGAGTTCACGTCTTCCTACAATGCAAGATAGCACAAGCACAGCATTCTTAGTATTGaatgatctcctagattgtaagctcctcggggcagggttctctcctcctcctgtgtcactgtctgtatctgtcggtcatttgcaacccctatttaatgtacagcgctgcgtaaaatgttggtgctataaaaatcctgtttaatattaaaaattatccATGTGGGATATATACATACGGAATGATAAGGTGAAACCAATGTAAATACTCCAACTCGATCTGACCGCTCCACAGCCTATGATGGTGACACAATTACTCTATAACAGCCCCCATTCTCTGCAATTCTCTACCTCAGCCTATTAAACTAACCAATTTTTACCGTAAACTTTGCACTGTCCATT is part of the Pyxicephalus adspersus chromosome 12, UCB_Pads_2.0, whole genome shotgun sequence genome and harbors:
- the FOS gene encoding protein c-Fos — its product is MYHGFSSTDYEAASSRCSSASPAGDSMTYYPSPAASFSSLGSPLTPPEFGTDSSSSFVPTVTAISTSPDLQWLVQPTLISSVAPSQTRVHPYGAAPAYSRSGVVKSSSGRGQSQGRRGKVEQLSPEEEEKRRVRRERNKMAAAKCRNRRRELTDTLQAETDELEDEKSALQAEIAALLKEKEKLEFILAAHKPACKIPHDLDGSFQELTSTLTSTLDLGLIPDLSNSSNSQETTVVEPLFPVSLPQSSIPEKENPQLPVSLEFKSEPLDDFLFGSSSAGSSDAARSVPDVDLSSTLYTSEWEPLYNTLSVDLEPLCTPVVTCTPTCTTYTTSFVFTYPESEAFPNCGAAHRRGSSSNEQSSDSLNSPTLLAL